Genomic segment of Deltaproteobacteria bacterium:
GAAGCCGTCGCGTACGCGCGAGCGAACCGCTTCGACACGGTGATCCTCGACACCGCCGGACGCCTGCAGATCGACGACGAGCTGATGGTCGAGCTGGAGCAGATCTCCGCACGCACCCGGCCCGAGCACACGACACTGGTCTGTGACGCGATGATGGGCCGCGAAGGGGTGAACGTGGCTCGCGGCTTCGCAGCGCGCATCCCGCTCGACGGGCTGATCCTGACCAAGCTGGACGGAGACTCGCGCGGCGGCGCGGCGCTGGCGATCCGGGCCGCGACGGGCGTGCCGGTCCGCTTCGTCACCGTCGGCGAGGCGATCGACAAGCTGGAGGCGTTCCGGCCCGAGGGCCTGGCGCAGCGCATCCTCGGCATGGGCGACGTGGTCGGCCTGATGCAGGACTTCGAGGAGGTCGTCGACGTCGAGGTCGCCGAGAAGGACGCCGAGCGCATGCTGCGCGGGCAGTTCACGCTCGAGGATTTCCTGACCCAGCTGCGCACGCTGCAGAAGATGGGGTCGCTCGGCGACCTGCTCGCGAAGATCCCCGGGATGAGCGAGATGATGCCCGAGGGCGCGAGCGTCGATCCCAAGGAGCTGCGGCGGATCGAGGCGATGATCACCTCGATGACGCCCGCCGAGCGCAAGCGGCCCGAGCTTCTGAACTCGTCGCGCCAGAACCGCGTGGCGCGCGGGTCGGGCACGAAGGTCACCGATCTGGTCGGCCTGCTGCAGCGCTTCGCCCAGATGCGCCAGATGATGAGCCAGCTCGGCGGCGGCGGAATCGGCGGCGGGCTGCTCTCGAAGATCCCGGGCGTCGGGCGGATGTTCGGCGGCGGCGGCGGCGGCGCGGGGCAGCTTCCGGCAGGCTTCGATCCATCGGCGCTCGCCGGCCTGCCGGGAATGGGCGGGATGCTCGGCAACCGGAAGGCGCAGCGCGCGCAGAAGGCGATGGCGCAGCGCGAGAAGCGCAAGGCCCAGAAGGCGCACAAGAAGCGCGGGAAGAAGCGTTAGCCGGCGCTCTCGCGGGCGCGGCTAGATCGCGCGCTGCGCTCGAAGCTCCGCGATCTCGGACTTCGAATAGCCGAGCTCGGCCAGAACGGCCTCCGTGTGCTCGCCGAGCAGCGGCGCGCGAGCGCGGATTCCAACGCTGCTCGCGGAGAAGCGCACCGGCGTGTCGGAGATCGGCGCGGGGACGGCGAGGCCCGGGAAGTCCACGTCGCGCAGGATCCGAGCCTGGTTCACGTGCGGGTCGTCGACCGCGGCTTGCGGCGAGTAGACGGGGCCGGCGGGGATGTTCGCGGCGTCGAGCTCCGCGAGCGCCTCGCGCGTGGTGCGCTCCGCGCACCAGCGCGCCATGCGCTCGGACAGGATCGCGCCGTTCTCGCCGCGGGATGCGTCGCTT
This window contains:
- a CDS encoding signal recognition particle protein yields the protein MLETLSQGFKNARNRFRGVAELSDENIAGALAEVRTSLLEADVDLGIVREFLAKVSERCKGEIVRLEAGRKSGQKLRVTPGDHFTKACYEELVALMGAGAPFEPAKGRTRVLMMLGLQGTGKTSTCAKLARNLKKQGEKPLLVAADVRRPAAREQLRVLGEKVGVEVFTREGDDAPAICAEAVAYARANRFDTVILDTAGRLQIDDELMVELEQISARTRPEHTTLVCDAMMGREGVNVARGFAARIPLDGLILTKLDGDSRGGAALAIRAATGVPVRFVTVGEAIDKLEAFRPEGLAQRILGMGDVVGLMQDFEEVVDVEVAEKDAERMLRGQFTLEDFLTQLRTLQKMGSLGDLLAKIPGMSEMMPEGASVDPKELRRIEAMITSMTPAERKRPELLNSSRQNRVARGSGTKVTDLVGLLQRFAQMRQMMSQLGGGGIGGGLLSKIPGVGRMFGGGGGGAGQLPAGFDPSALAGLPGMGGMLGNRKAQRAQKAMAQREKRKAQKAHKKRGKKR